GACTGGAACGACATCAACAAGAACCTCACGTCGTACGTCGAGGACTGGAAGTCGGCGACGGGGAGCTGACCGCCCTGGTACCGGTGATCGACGGGGTACGGATCACACAGGTCTGACTAGGCTGGGGGGCGTCGGTACGCCGTGGTTCCGGCGCCCCCACGCTTTTCTTGACCGTACGCACGCCAGGAGACGCACAGCATGGCAGACCGCAAGCCCATCGAGTCATGGCTCACCGACATGGACGGCGTCCTGATCCACGAGGGCGTCCCGATCCCCGGCGCCGAGGCCTTCCTGAAGAAGCTGCGTGAGTCCGGGCGGCCCTTCCTGGTGCTCACCAACAATTCCATCTACACCGCCCGTGATCTGCACGCCCGGCTGCGCCGGATGGGCCTGGACGTGCCGGTGGAGAACATCTGGACCTCGGCGCTCGCCACCGCCCAGTTCCTGGACGACCAGCGGCCCGGCGGCACCGCCTATGTGATCGGCGAGGCGGGCCTGACCACGGCGCTGCACGACATCGGCTACATCCTCACCGACCACGAACCCGACTTCGTGATACTGGGCGAGACCCGCACCTACTCCTTCGAGGCCCTGACGAAGGCCGTGCGGCTGATCAACGACGGTGCCCGGTTCATCGCCACCAACCCCGACAACGTCGGCCCGTCCACCGAGGGCGACCTGCCCGCCACCGGCTCGGTCGCCGCCCTGATCACCGCCGCGACCGGCAAGAAGCCGTACTTCGTCGGCAAGCCCAACCCGCTGATGATGCGGGCCGGCCTGAACGCCATCGGCGCCCACTCCGAGACCTCCGCGATGATCGGCGACCGCATGGACACCGACGTCCTCGCGGGCCTGGAGGCCGGAATGCGCACCTTCCTGGTGCTCAGCGGCGTCACCCAGCCCGACGTCGTCGACGACTACCCGTTCCGTCCCTCGCGGGTCGTCGACTCCATCGCGGATCTGGTGGACCTCGTCTGACCAGGGGTTTCAAACCTCTGTCCACCCGTTTGGAGCAGCCGGGCGCCCTCCGAGGATGCGGGGGCGCCCGGGGCGGGGGAGCCTCCTGGTACTGGAGGTTCACGATGGGCTCACTACGCCTCACGCTCTGTACCGGATTCCTGGCCGTCGCCGCGCTCACCCCGGCGGCCCACGCGGCCGACGGCGGCTCCGTCTCCGTGACCCCCGCCTCCCCGGCGCCCGGCGCCGACGTGGCCCTGCGGGTCCGCGGCTGCCCCGGGCAGCAGGGCACCGCCGTCTCGAACGCGTTCGTCTCCGACGCCCGGCTGACCGGCGGCCAAGACAGCCTCTTGGGTGAGACCCGGGTCCGCTCCTCGCTCAAGCCGGGCGGGTACGACGTCAGGATCACCTGCGCCGACTACGTGATCAGCGGAAGGATCACGGTGGTCGACGGGGGGACCGGGGCCGGACAGGGAGCCGGGCAAGGAGCCGGGCAGGGAGCCGGGCAGTCGGGGCGGCAGGATCCCGGGCAGCAGCCCACCGGCGCCGCCTCGCCCGTCGCCCCCGTCCCCGCGGGCGGCGGCGGTACCGCGCACTTCGCCACGGTCGCCACCACCGAGTCCGGCCCCGACACCGTCCAGTCGGTGACCGGCCTGGTCCTCGCCGGGATCGCGGCGGCCGCCGTCGGGCTGCGCGCCCGCCGGAGCCGCGGCGAGCGCTGAAGACGGCCCATGTCCGACGACCACGGGCGCGCCACCGGCACCGGGCGGCTCGCCACCGGCCTGACCTGGGCGCTGCTGCTGCTCGGCCTGTGGCTGTGGGGGCGCGGCCTGACCGGCGTACCGCACTCCACGCACGCCCCCGCCACGGGCGACCTGTTCGCCGACCCGGCCCTGATGCCCCGCCCGGCCCAGCCGCTCGGGGATGCCGTGCCGCAGCGCGTCGACATTCCCCGGCTGGGCGTCCAGGCGCCGGTGGTGAGCCGGGGCCTGGACGCCCAGGGCGCCGTGGACCCACCGCCGTTCGACCAGCCGGGCGTGGTCGGCTGGTACGGCGCCGGCACCCGGCCCGGCGCCGAGGGAGCCGCGCTCATGGTCGGGCACGTCGACACCGAGACCCGGCCCGCCGTCTTCTACAAGCTCAGCACGCTCAAGCCCGGCAACACGGTCCGGGTGGTCCGCTCGGACGGCAAGGTCGCCGAGTTCACCATCGACGACGTCCGTGTCCTGCCCCGCGCCGGCTTCGACGCCCGGCAGGCCTACGGCCCCCGCAGGCCCGGCCGCGCCGAGCTGCGCCTGATCACCTGTGGCGGCTCCTTCGACCGCGTCGGCCGCAGCTACACCGCCAACGTGGTGGTCGACGCGTACCTCACGGGAACCGCCCGCTGACACCCTCGTACGCCCTGCCACGCGACCTCGTGACGGACCGGCCGGATATGCCACGATTGGGACCCGGACCAGTTCGCCCAGGGGGACCAGGGGGATGCACATGGACGACAGCAGGGGGGCCCGTGCTTGCGCGCGGGCGTCGGCGGCCGTGGTGCTGGGGGCGGTACTGCTGCTCGCCGGATGCTCCTCCGCGGGAGGGGACAAGAACGGGGACCCGCAGGCCCGGATCACCCAACAGCCCAAGAACGCCGACCCGTTCTGGGTGAACCCGGACGGCACCGCGGCCCGCCAGCTCTCCGCCTACGCCAAGTCCGGCGACAAGACGAACGCCGAGCAGATCCGGAAGATCGCCGAGCAGCCGGTCGGGGAGTGGATCGGCCCGGAGAACCCGGAGAAGGAGGCCCGCGGCTTCACCGAGGCCGCCGAGAAGTCCGACCGCACGGCCCTGCTCGTCCTCTACGACATCCCGCACCGCGACTGCGGCCAGTACTCTGGAGGAGGCGCCGCCGACGGCAACGCCTACCGCGCCTGGATCGACGGGGTCGCGCAGGGCATCCAGGACCGCTCCGCCATCGTGATCCTCGAACCCGACGCCGTCCTCCACCTCGTGGACGGCTGCACCCCGGCCCAGTTCCACGAGGAGCGCTACGACCTCCTCAAGGGCGCGATCGCCAAGCTCAAGTCCCTGAAGAACACGAAGGTCTACCTGGACGCGGGCAATGCCGGCTGGGGCCACCCCGACCAGATCTTCCCGTCCCTGGAGCAGGCGGGCGTCGCCCAGGCCGACGGCTTCTCCGTCAACGTCTCCAACTTCTACTCCACCCAGGACTCCATCGCCTACGGCAAGCAGCTGTCGTCGAAGGTGGGCGGCAAACACTTCGTCATCGACACGAGCAGGAACGGCAACGGCCCCTACACGTCCGGCGACCCGGCCCAGCGGTGGTGCAACCCGCCGGGCCGGGCCCTCGGAGAAGCCCCGACGACGAAGACGGCCGACCCCCTGGTGGACGCCTACCTGTGGGTCAAGCGGCCGGGGGAGTCGGACGGGACGTGCAAGGGCGGCCCGAAGGCCGGGCAATGGTGGGCGAGTTACGCCCTCACCCTGGCCGCGAACAGCAAGTGACTACGGGACCTTGACCCATTGGGCCTTGGACGGCGTCCCCTGGTCGTCGTCCACGAACAGCATGTACCACCCGGACTGCACCAGATTCCGGCTCGTGGGCATGGTCACCGTGATCTTGTCCCCGGCCGTCTTGAAGTCCAGGGCGATCGAGCGCTGGTCGACGTCCGTCACATGCGTCGAAGCGCTCGGCCGGATCAACCGCACCTTCTTGATACTGGCCGCGTGATCCGACGTGAACGTCCCCGAAGCGCCGCGGGCGATCGTCTGCGGGCCTCCACCGAGCGTCGGGCGAGACCCCCGGTAGAGATACGGCGGCGTGTAGATCTCGATCCGCTGCTCGAACTTCCCCGGCTTGGTGTTCGCCTTGTCCCCGTACAGCGAGTCGGACCCGAAGAACATCACCCGCCCGTCCGGCAGCAGGATCGACCCGGAGTGGTAGTTCCGCCCCACCAGCGGGTCGGCGACCTGCGTGAAGCTGTTGCTGTCCGGGTGGTACAGCCGCGCCTGGAGGATGTTGGAGTCGCCGCGACCCCGGTAGTCCTGCGAACCGCCGGAGACCAGGACCGTGTCGTCGGGCAGGATCGAGGACTGCGGATACCGGGTCCCCTTCTCCAGCTGCGGGCCGTCCACGAACTTGGGATTCCTGTCCTTGAGATCGATCAGCCGTGTCCTGTTGCTGGACAGCTTCGACTCACCGACCCCGCCGCCCCCGATCACCATGAACTTCTCGTTCTGCGCCGGAGGCAGCAGCACGGTCCCGGAGGTCTCCATCATGTTCGGGTCGCTGAGCCCGGGCAGCTTGCTGAACTTGTTGGTGTCGATGTCCCAGATACCGGGTTCCCGGCCCACGTTGTCCGGCCCGTACCCCGCGTTCGAACCCGAGTAGAAGATCTTCCCGTTCTGCATCAGGAACAGTGCCGGATACGTCGGGAACTGCCGGGTGGTGCTGGTGTACGTCCACTTCTTCGTCGCCGGGTCGAAGATCTCGTTCTTGCCCGGCACCAGCTGGCCGATGTCGTCCAGGCCGGAGACACTGAGGATCTTGCCGTCCGACAGGGTGGTCAGCGTCGGGTACCAGCGGGCCTCGTTCATCGGGTCGACCTTGATGTACCGCTCGGCGACCGGGTCGAACTCGTAGGAGTCCTTGATCCCTTCGAAGTCCTTCTTGTCGAGGGCGAGCTTCTGCGCGATGCCGTAGGTGTTGCGTGCGTCGGCGCCGGTCAGGCCCTGGATGCGGTAGTTGTCCTGGGTGCCGGTCTCGTACTGGCTGCCCTCCGCCTGCGCCTCGACGTAGACCCGGCCGTAACCGGGGTTGTTCCGCAGCCACTTGCCGGTCCTGTCGAAGACCTTCCGGGCGCGCGGGACCAGGACCGAGTCCTGGGAGGCGAACGTCCTGCCGTTGGTCTTGCCGGTGAACTTGGTGCCCGCGGGCAGGGTGATCGGCTTGTCCGGGTTCTCGTTGTAGAGGATCATGACGCCGCCGGCCTTCTTGACGTCGCCCTTGAGCTTCTCGTACCGCTTGGTGCCGCCCGCGATCAGCAGGTTGCCGTCGGCGAGCTGGGTGTGGCCGGTGCAGAACAGGTCGTTGGGTGTGGGCACCTTCTTGATCGTGCCCTTGACCGGGTCCCAGATCCGGGTGTCGAACTTCTTCTTGTTGAAGTTGTCCTGGTTGTTGCCCGAGCCGGCGACCAGCAGCACCTTGCCGGTGTGCAGGAGGGCCGCGTGGATGGTGTCCTGGCGGTACTCCGGAGGGAACTCGATGATGTCCCAGTGGCCGTTCGCGGCTTTGTACTCGGGTCTGTTGATCTTGTACTGGTGGTACTGCGCGGTGCCGAAGCGGTAGAGCCACGGCCCGTTCATCCCGGCCAGCGCGAGTACCACCGCCGTACCGATCGCGAGCCTGCGGGCGCGACGGCGGCCGGCCTGGTCCTTCATTCCTTACTTCCCCCAAGTCCGCCAAGGGCGATCTGCATGGTCTGCTCGTTCTCCCCGGCCCGGTCCTCGCCACGGTCCCCGTGCGGCTCGCCGCCCGCCCAGGTGGGCCGCTTGAGCGGCAGATGGGCCGCGTACGGCGCGGGCACCGCGTCCTGCGGTTCGGCGAGCGCCGTGGCCGCCGCCGGCTTCTTCCGCTCCCGATGCAGCGTGTACCGCCAGGCGAAGATCGGCGAGGCGGTGATCAGCAGGGCGAACGACGCCCAGGTGATCATCGCGGGGTGGGAGTGCCCGAACACGAAGCCGGCGGTGAGCGAGCCGGCGAAGACCAGGATGAAGAACCAGTGGACCCGGAACGTCCCGAACAACGTGTCGGGGCTGGCCGATTCGCCCTTGGGCGTCACCACGAACCTGCTCTTGCGGCGCAGCACGGCGTCCATCAGGGAGCGCGCGTAGATCGGCGCGGACAGCGCGGACATCACCATGCCCGCGACACCGCCGGAGCCCTCCGGCTCGTGCGGGGAGACATTGTGCCGCCGGTTCCAGATGTACAGGCCGATCTGGAGGGCGGAGGCGTTGCCGTACAGCATCAGCCACACGGTCGGGTCGATGTTCACACCCGAGGCGCCCAGGCCCAGGAACAGCGCGCAACTCAGCGCCGCGAGGATCCAGTTGAGGGCGGACATCGGGTAGAAGATGATCATCATCGTGTAGTTGAAGAGCTTGCCCGGCGGCAGGGTGAACAGGCCCTTCCAGTACTGCTTGAGGATCGTCTCGTACGTGCCCCGGGACCAGCGCAGCTGCTGGGTGAAGAAGTCCGTCCAGGCATTGGGGCCTTCACCGACCGCGAGCACGTCCGGGGTGTAGACCGACCTCCACTTCCGGCCCGTGGCCGGGTTCTTGGCGCGGTGCATCTCGAAGCCCGTCGCCATGTCCTCGGTGATGGAGTCGTACAGGCCGCCGATCTGTTTGATGGCTCTGATCCGTACGGCGTTGGAGGTGCCGACGAACATGGGGGCGCCGTAGCGGTTGCCGGCGCGCTGGATCAGGGCGTGGAAGAGGAACTGCTGGGATTCGGCGGCCTTGGTGACGAACGTGTCGTAGTTGCCGTACACCTGCGGGCCGATGACGAAGCCGACGTCCGGGTCGCGGAAGTAACCGAGCATCCGCTCCAGGTAGTTGGGCAGCGGCACATGGTCGGTGTCGACCGAGGCGAAGAAGTCGTAGTCGTCGCCGTGCGCCTCCAGCCAGGCGTTGTAGTTGCCGTGCTTGGTCTTGGCGCGGTGCGGGCCCTTGGGCTGGTTCCACCGCGCGACGCCCTTGCGGGTGAAGTGGTGCACGCCGAGCCGGGCGCAGACCTCCTTCACGGCCGCATCGTCGCCCTCGTCCAGCAACCACACGTGCAGCAGGCCCCGGTGGCGCAGTCTCACCGCCGCCTCCAGGGTCTTCGTCACCATCTCCAGCGGCTCCTTGCCGGGCACGAAGGTGGTGATGAAGGCGACCTTGGTGCCGGTCTCGGGGATTACCGGGACCGGGTCGCGGGCGACGAGCGTGGCGTGCGCGTTGGACAGCACGTTCATGCAGCGGAATGACTCGATCAGGCCGATCGAGACGAGCATGACGATGTCGAGGTCCGGCAGGAAGTCGTAGGCGGGATAGTCGCGTTCGGTCCAGTGCGCGGGCTGCAGCAGCCAGAACAGCAGGACCAGGGAGAGCACGGGGGCCGCGCCCAGCATGAGCGCGGCGCGGACGCGGTGCGGCTCCTGCGAGAGCAGCGACCGGTACTGCACCTTGTACGGCCCCGCCGGGTCGGGCTGGGTCAGGGGGCCCGCGAGCCGGCTGTAGTGCTCGTAGTCGTATCTCGGCAGGCTCTTCCTTATCCGGCGGAACTGGCCCGTCCGGTGACCGATCGCCCTGAGCTGTGTGGTCTGTGACGGGTCGTCGTGATGGTGGCTCGGTCCGGCGCCCGTCGGCGTCGACGTCATGAGTCATTCCCCCCACACGCAGGTCACCGCGTGTTTCGTAGGTCCTTGCCGCCCGGCCGGGCTCCCCTTGTGCCCGCACGCGCGGATCAGTGGTGGCGCGCAGTCCCCACGTCTTCCCCAATTTATGGACACGGGACGGCGACCTTCCGGTTGCATGATGCCCCCCTCGGCATCGGTTCATGAGCGGGGCCCCCTCCCCGCCGTCCGACAACCGGTTGTTTCCCCCCAACTCCCGCCGGACAGCGGAAGCTTGGACGTCCAGGTTTCTACGGCGCTCCACATGATCGCAAGACGCGAAACGCGGTGTTTACCGCTCAAACCCGTTCATTGTGGCGCGCGTGGGGCTCGGGGGGCGGGAGCGCGCCGGTGGTCCCGGGTGGCCGGGGTGTGCCGGTGGCCACGGGTGGCCGGGGCGTGCCGGTGGTGGAGAGGCGGACACGGATGTTGCCGAAGTGGTCCCTTATCGCCTCCTCCGCCCGCAGTGAGTCGCCGGACCGGACCGCGTCCAGGATCTCCCGGTGCTGCCGGCAGGTGACCCTGGGGTCCTGCGGCACGTCCACGAGATCCCGCTGTACCCGGTGGAAGGCGTCCCAGAACGCCTCCAGCACCTCGCTCAGCAGCACGTTGTCCAGCCCCCGGTAGAGGGTGGCGTGAAAGGCCCGGTCGGTCTCGGCGAGGCCCGCCCCCTCGGCGGCCTCCCGTTCCATACGGTCCACGAGGGCATCCAGTTCAACGAGGTCCGCCTCGGGCAGCCGCCCGGCCAGCCGCGAGACCAGCCCGGTCTCCACGGCCTCGCGCAGCTCCAGCAGCTGCAGCAGGGAGTCCTCGCCCCGGTAGTGCCCGGCGACGGTGCGGAAGGCCAGCCCCTCGATCATCGGCGCGAACGACATCGAGCCGACGTAGGTCCCGAAGCCGTGCCGGATCTCCACGATGCCCATCGCCTGCAGCGCCTTCAGGGCCTCCCGTACGGAGTTCCGGCTGGCCCCGAGGAACTCCATCAGCTCGGGCTCGGTCGGCAGCGGGGCGCCCGAGGGCAGCCGCCGGTCCACGATCAGCTTCTTGATCCGCTCCTGAAGGTCCCGGGCTGCCATGGCCAGAGGGTATCCGGCCAATCGGGGGGAGGGTCCTGTTCCGGACAGGGATGAATTCCGGACAGCGGTAAGGCCCCCCGCTTTCGCGAGGGGCCTTCCGGTCGGTGCGCCGCCAGGGACTCGAACCCCGGACCCGCTGATTAAGAGTCAGCTGCTCTAACCAACTGAGCTAGCGGCGCCTGCTGACGGAGATAACTCTACCTGACCTTCGGGGGTGCCTCCGACCACCCCCAGGTGATCGGCCGGCGGCCCAGGGGGGCGTGTACATCATTCGGACCGTCAAAGTGGCGGTCCGGTGGACAGTTGGGAAACTGACCAACGTGCACACTCGTGGACAAATCCCCCCGAATGTGAGGTAGATCGCATGACTGCTCCGGCCTTCGAGGAGTTCAACCCCGCGAGCGACTGCGACTGTCCCGGCTGCGCCCAGGGGCGCCGGGCCGGTCCCCGCCCGTCGCCCGGCCGCACCGGCGGCTCCCCGGCGGCCTGCGGCATCGTGGTCGTGGCCGCCGCGTCCGCCGTCCTCGGCGCGGCGGCCCCGGCCGCCGCCCTCACCCCCGGCCGGCCCGCCGAGGGTCGTCCGCACATCCCCGGCGACGAGGAGTCCGACACCCCCCAGGGCCCCCCGGGCCCGCTGTACGGCCCGGCCGGCGCACCGGCCAAGCCCGAGACCGTGCCCCTCCCCACGACCACCCGGACCAAGATCATCAACCGGGCCAAGGTCTGGGTGACCGCACAGGTGCCGTACAGCATGAGCGCCTACTGGTCCGACGGCTATCGCCAGGACTGCTCCGGCTATGTCTCCATGGCCTGGGGCCTGCCCAGCAACGAGTGGACGGGCAGCCTCGACCAGTTCGGAGTGAAGATCACCAAGAATGACCTCCAGCCCGGGGACATCCTGCTCTACCACAACCCCGACAACCCCGAGCAAGGCTCCCATGTGGTGATCTTCGGCGGCTGGACGGACTACACGCACACCTACTACACGGTCTACGAACAGACACCCCCGCACGCCCGCAGCCAGCCCACCCCCTATCCCTACTGGAGTAACGCCGACAAGTACGTCCCCTACCGCTACAAGGGCCTGGTCGCCGACGCGGCGGGCGGGAAGTCGGCCGGCCACCGCACGAGCGCCCTCCGTCCGGGTGCCGTCTCCTTCGGCCTCGGCGCCGGCAACCCGTACGTCACCCGGTTCGGCGAGATGTGGGTGGCCCGGGGCGGCCGCAGCGCGCCGGTCCCGGCGGTGCCGGATCGGGCCGCCGCGCGCGCGGTGCCCGCCGCGTACGAGGTACCCCGTGCGTACGAGGTACCCCCCGCGCGCGGGGTGCCCGCCGCGTACGGGGTGCCGGGCTACCCCGGCCGGGGCCACTTCCGTCCGGGCGCGGAGAACGCCTATGTCACACAGCTGCGCCGCCGGCTGGTGGAGAAAGGGTTCGGCAGGTTCTACGCCGACGCTCCCGGTCCGCGCTGGGGCGACGCGGACCGGCGTGCGGTGGAGGCCTTCCAGCGCGCCCAGGGCTGGCGCGGCGGCGCGGCCGACGGCTATCCGGGGCCGGAGACCTGGCGCCGGCTGTTCGAGGACGCCGACCCGGAGCACGTGACCGGCCTCTGACGTCCCTCTGCTCATCCCCCTGTTCATGACGCATCTGGCGCGGAGGCTGGAGGCACGCATGAGTACGACCACGGAACACACATCGGCCGAATCCGAGGACCCTGCGGAGGAGGCCGTGGGGCCGGGCGGGTCTCCGGCCCGGCTGATCGAGAACGAGACGACCACCGAGATCCCCGTCCATCTGCTCTTCCGTGACGACCCCGACCCGATGAATCCGGTGAACCCGGTGAAGGTGCCGCTCCGGCCCGCCGTGGTGGCCCGCCGGCAGGGCACCGGAGAGCAGCCGCGGTTCAGGCGCGCGGCGCCGGTGTGCCGCCGGCCGCTGCCCAAGACCGACCCGGAGCTGGTGGAGCGCCCGGCGCGGGTGCTGCCGGGGGCGGCCGGGGTGCTCGCCGGAGCGGGCGGGGTCACCGGGTGCCTGGCCACCTCGTGGTGGGCGGGGCAGCTTCCGCCGGTCGCGGTGGAGGTGCTGCGGCTGCCCGCCCTCGCGGGCGCGGGGCTCGGTCCGGCGCAGTGGGCGGCGTACGCCGGGGCCGGGGTGCTCGGGATGTTCGGCTTCGCCGGACTGGTCCGGGGGCGGGCCGGGCGGGCCTGGGTGCTCGGCCTGTTCGGCCGCTACCGGGGGACGGTCCGGCGGACCGGACTGCTCTGGGTGAACCCGCTGCTACCGCGCCGCCAGGTCGACGTACGGCTGCGGCACTGGCGCAGCGAGTCGCTGCCGGCGGCGGATCCGGACGGGGTGGCGCTCCGGGTGGTGGTGCTGGTGGTGTGGCGGGTGCGGGACACCGCGCGGGCCGTGCTCGGCATCGAGGACCACGAGAGGTATCTGCGCGAGTGTGTGGAGGCGGCGCTGGCCAGGGTGCCGGTGGAGCCGGCGGGCGGGACCCGGGGCGGGGTGACGGCGGCCGGGGACGCGCTGACCCGGCTGGTGGCCGAGGAGGCCGAGCCGGTCGGCCTCCAGGTGTTCTCGGTGCGGCCGGTGCGGGTGGAGTACGCCCCGGAGGTCGCCGCCGCCGTGAACCGACGCCGGATCGCCCGGCTCGACGCCCGGCAGCGGGCCGGGATGCTCAGCTCGGTGGTGGACTCGGTGGAGGACACGGTGACCCGGCTGACCGCGCGCGGCCTGGTCGAACTCGACGACTACGAACGGAAGGCACTGGTACGGGACCTGACGGTCGCCTTCTGCTCGGGACGCGCGGACCTCTCCTAGGCCGTGGACCACGATTGGTATGGACATGTTCAACGCACGGCAATAATCTGAGACTTGGTCTAGACCTACCTGCACAGCTCACCGAACTCCCCACGTTCTCCAGGAGCGGCAGCATGCGCACCAAGACCAAGTTGTCCGCGGTCGTGCTCGGGGCGGTGACCGCCGGAGCGTTCGCACTCTCCACCGGCGGCGCCAGCGGGCACGGCTACACCGACCTCCCCATCAGCAGGCAGAAGCTCTGTGCCAACGGCACGGTGACGGGCTGCGGCGACATCCAGTACGAGCCGCAGAGCGTCGAGGGCCCCAAGGGCTTCCCGGCCGCGGGGCCCGCCGACGGCCAGATCTGCAACGGCGGCCTGAGCCGGTTCGCCCAGCTCAGCTCGCCCAGGACCCCGTCCGGCGGAGCCTGGCCCACCACCAGGGTGACGGGCGGCCAGACGTACACCTTCCGCTGGCAGTTCACCGCCATGCACGCCACGACGGACTTCAGGTACTTCGTCACCAAGCAGGGCTGGAACCAGAACCACGCCCTGTCCCGCTCGGACCTCAACCTCACCCCGTTCCTGACGGTCCCGTACAACGGCCGGCGCCCGCCGGCCACCCTCAGCCACAGCGGCACCCTGCCGAGCGGGCTGAGCGGGCACCACGTCATCGTCGCGGTGTGGACGATCGCCGACACCGGCAACGCGTTCTACGCCTGCTCGGACGTCGCCTTCTGAGGGCCGTTCCGCCACGGCACCGAGGTTCCCTCGAGGCGGGCCGCCGCAACCGCCGGGCGCGTTCCTCGCACGCCGGCCGAGCGGGACGGCGTACCGGACCTCGGGGAACCTCATGGTCGAGCCGCCGGGCTCCCCATCTGACGGTAAGTCAGTTATCGTGCGCCTCCATGGAGTCCATGACGCGTACGGTCGCCGAGCTGGTCGCGGCGCGGTGGGGGGACCACCGTCCGGGACTCGGCTGCGAGGAACGGACACTGACCCAGCACCAGTTCGCGGCGGGCGCCGCCGCGCGGGCGGCCCTGCTGGCCGACCTGCTGCCGCCCGGTGCCGTACCGCATGCCGGCGTGCTCCTCGACAACACCGAGGAGTTCCCGCTGTGGCTCGGCGCCGCCGCCCTCGCCGGCGCGGCCGTCGCCGGGATCAACCCCACGCGCCGGGGCCGCGAACTGGCCCGGGACATCCTGCACACCGAGTGCCCGCTCCTGGTCACCGAGCGGGCCCACCTGCCGCTGCTGGCAGGGCTCGACCTCCCCGGGGTGCGGCTCCTCGTCACGGACTCCCCCGAGTACGCCGCCCTCCTCGCCCCCTACGCCGACGCCGTGCCCGACCCGTCCCGCGCCGCCCCCGCCGACCGGCTGCTGCTGTACTTCACCTCCGGCTCGAGTGGCGCCCCCAAGGCGGCCCTCTGCTCCCAGGGGCGGCTGGCGGCGGCCGGGCAGGCGCTGGTGAGGCAGTTCGGGGTGCGCGCGGACGACGTGCACTACATCTGCATGCCGATGTTCCACGGCAACGCGGTGATCGCCGACTGGGCGCCCGCGCTGGCCGCGGGGGCGGCGGTGGCGCTGCGCCGGCGCTTCTCGGCGTCCGGGTTCCTCGCGGACGTGCGCCGCTACCGGGCGACGTACTTCACGTATGTCGGCCGGGCGATCCAGTACGTCCTGGCCACCGAGGAGCGTGCGGACGACCGCGACAACCCCCTGCGCCTCGGCTTCGGCACCGAGGCCGGCGCGCTGGACGCGGCGGCCTTCGAGCGGCGGTTCGGGGTGCGGCTGGTGGAGGGGTACGGCTCCTCCGAGGGCGGCGCGGCGATCCAGTGGGCGCCGGGCACACCGCAGGGGGCGGTGGGACCGGCCGGGCCGGGCCTGGTGGTCCTCGACCCCGCCACCGGCCGCGAGTGCC
Above is a genomic segment from Streptomyces fodineus containing:
- a CDS encoding glycosyltransferase family 2 protein, with the translated sequence MTSTPTGAGPSHHHDDPSQTTQLRAIGHRTGQFRRIRKSLPRYDYEHYSRLAGPLTQPDPAGPYKVQYRSLLSQEPHRVRAALMLGAAPVLSLVLLFWLLQPAHWTERDYPAYDFLPDLDIVMLVSIGLIESFRCMNVLSNAHATLVARDPVPVIPETGTKVAFITTFVPGKEPLEMVTKTLEAAVRLRHRGLLHVWLLDEGDDAAVKEVCARLGVHHFTRKGVARWNQPKGPHRAKTKHGNYNAWLEAHGDDYDFFASVDTDHVPLPNYLERMLGYFRDPDVGFVIGPQVYGNYDTFVTKAAESQQFLFHALIQRAGNRYGAPMFVGTSNAVRIRAIKQIGGLYDSITEDMATGFEMHRAKNPATGRKWRSVYTPDVLAVGEGPNAWTDFFTQQLRWSRGTYETILKQYWKGLFTLPPGKLFNYTMMIIFYPMSALNWILAALSCALFLGLGASGVNIDPTVWLMLYGNASALQIGLYIWNRRHNVSPHEPEGSGGVAGMVMSALSAPIYARSLMDAVLRRKSRFVVTPKGESASPDTLFGTFRVHWFFILVFAGSLTAGFVFGHSHPAMITWASFALLITASPIFAWRYTLHRERKKPAAATALAEPQDAVPAPYAAHLPLKRPTWAGGEPHGDRGEDRAGENEQTMQIALGGLGGSKE
- a CDS encoding kelch motif-containing protein, translating into MKDQAGRRRARRLAIGTAVVLALAGMNGPWLYRFGTAQYHQYKINRPEYKAANGHWDIIEFPPEYRQDTIHAALLHTGKVLLVAGSGNNQDNFNKKKFDTRIWDPVKGTIKKVPTPNDLFCTGHTQLADGNLLIAGGTKRYEKLKGDVKKAGGVMILYNENPDKPITLPAGTKFTGKTNGRTFASQDSVLVPRARKVFDRTGKWLRNNPGYGRVYVEAQAEGSQYETGTQDNYRIQGLTGADARNTYGIAQKLALDKKDFEGIKDSYEFDPVAERYIKVDPMNEARWYPTLTTLSDGKILSVSGLDDIGQLVPGKNEIFDPATKKWTYTSTTRQFPTYPALFLMQNGKIFYSGSNAGYGPDNVGREPGIWDIDTNKFSKLPGLSDPNMMETSGTVLLPPAQNEKFMVIGGGGVGESKLSSNRTRLIDLKDRNPKFVDGPQLEKGTRYPQSSILPDDTVLVSGGSQDYRGRGDSNILQARLYHPDSNSFTQVADPLVGRNYHSGSILLPDGRVMFFGSDSLYGDKANTKPGKFEQRIEIYTPPYLYRGSRPTLGGGPQTIARGASGTFTSDHAASIKKVRLIRPSASTHVTDVDQRSIALDFKTAGDKITVTMPTSRNLVQSGWYMLFVDDDQGTPSKAQWVKVP
- a CDS encoding class F sortase produces the protein MSDDHGRATGTGRLATGLTWALLLLGLWLWGRGLTGVPHSTHAPATGDLFADPALMPRPAQPLGDAVPQRVDIPRLGVQAPVVSRGLDAQGAVDPPPFDQPGVVGWYGAGTRPGAEGAALMVGHVDTETRPAVFYKLSTLKPGNTVRVVRSDGKVAEFTIDDVRVLPRAGFDARQAYGPRRPGRAELRLITCGGSFDRVGRSYTANVVVDAYLTGTAR
- a CDS encoding glycoside hydrolase family 6 protein, whose protein sequence is MDDSRGARACARASAAVVLGAVLLLAGCSSAGGDKNGDPQARITQQPKNADPFWVNPDGTAARQLSAYAKSGDKTNAEQIRKIAEQPVGEWIGPENPEKEARGFTEAAEKSDRTALLVLYDIPHRDCGQYSGGGAADGNAYRAWIDGVAQGIQDRSAIVILEPDAVLHLVDGCTPAQFHEERYDLLKGAIAKLKSLKNTKVYLDAGNAGWGHPDQIFPSLEQAGVAQADGFSVNVSNFYSTQDSIAYGKQLSSKVGGKHFVIDTSRNGNGPYTSGDPAQRWCNPPGRALGEAPTTKTADPLVDAYLWVKRPGESDGTCKGGPKAGQWWASYALTLAANSK
- a CDS encoding HAD-IIA family hydrolase, whose protein sequence is MADRKPIESWLTDMDGVLIHEGVPIPGAEAFLKKLRESGRPFLVLTNNSIYTARDLHARLRRMGLDVPVENIWTSALATAQFLDDQRPGGTAYVIGEAGLTTALHDIGYILTDHEPDFVILGETRTYSFEALTKAVRLINDGARFIATNPDNVGPSTEGDLPATGSVAALITAATGKKPYFVGKPNPLMMRAGLNAIGAHSETSAMIGDRMDTDVLAGLEAGMRTFLVLSGVTQPDVVDDYPFRPSRVVDSIADLVDLV
- a CDS encoding FadR/GntR family transcriptional regulator, producing the protein MAARDLQERIKKLIVDRRLPSGAPLPTEPELMEFLGASRNSVREALKALQAMGIVEIRHGFGTYVGSMSFAPMIEGLAFRTVAGHYRGEDSLLQLLELREAVETGLVSRLAGRLPEADLVELDALVDRMEREAAEGAGLAETDRAFHATLYRGLDNVLLSEVLEAFWDAFHRVQRDLVDVPQDPRVTCRQHREILDAVRSGDSLRAEEAIRDHFGNIRVRLSTTGTPRPPVATGTPRPPGTTGALPPPEPHARHNERV